Genomic segment of Pseudorhodobacter turbinis:
TGTGTGTGATAGTACGAATCTAAATGGACTTAGCTGTTTGAGATACGCAGCGTGTGCGATAGTACGAAAGGCTTGAACGTGTCAGAAGAAATTATAGCAAACCGCTCACCTCTTCTCCCTGATCGGTATCCGCAGGGAGATTTCTTTGTGTGTGATATTTTCGATGCCGTTCCCAAGGCGGATATGGCGTCGATGGAACACCCGATCTTTTCGCTGTCGACCAAGCCTGACACGCGCGTGCGGGAGTATGAACATAATGGGATCAAGATTGCGATTAAGCCGTCGGTTGATGGTTTGGCGACGGTGCATGATCGTGATGTGTTGATCTATTGTATCAGCCAGCTGATGACTGCGCTTAATGACGGTAAAGAGGTCTCCCAGACGGTTCGATTTCGGGCTTTTGACATGCTAGTTGCGACAAACCGGAATACGGCGGGAACTGGTTACAGCCAGCTCAAAGCGGCTCTTGAACGGCTTGCCGGCACAAGGATCAGCACCAATATCGTGACAGGTGGCCGCGAGGTTTTCCGGACGTTTGGCCTGATCGAAAGCGCGGAAGTGGTTCGGGAAACCCGTGACGGGCGCATGCAGGAAGTTGAGATCAAGCTGTCGGATTGGGTGTTTAATGCAATCCGGTCGAAAGAAGTTCTGACCTTGCACCGGGATTATTTCCGGCTGCGAAAACCTCTTGAGCGGCGCATTTATGAGCTTGCCCGCAAACATTGTGGGGCACAAAAGGAATGGCGGATCGGTCTCGGGTTGCTTCAGAAAAAAAGTGGCTCGAATTCTACCCAGCGAGAGTTCCGTCGGCTGGTCCTGAATATTGTTCGGGAGGATCATTCCCATGCGCATATTCCGGACTATCGCATCACATATGATGAGATCGACGACATGATCATCTTTACCAACCGTCACGGTGTGAAGCTTGTTCTGCCGCAGGCCGTCGCCCCCCAATTGGACCCGGACGTTTATGAAACGGCCCGTATGTTGGCTGCGGGGTTTGATGTCCATCACCTCGAACGTGAGTGGCGGGCGTGGCTGCCGGAAACACCTCACAATCCGGAAGCTGCCTTTTTGGGGTTTTGCCGCAAATGGGTACTCAACAGGAAAAATGCTGAATAGCTTTGCGTGATGTTGGGGGCGGCATATATATCAGATATAAATCCGGTTACCTTTTTATATCCGGTATAGTAATTGTAAGATGACGGGGCGCTGCCGGTTAATGCGCAAAACTATTAACCACTATTGCGAAAATACATTCGGATTAGGCAGGAAATCGTCAAAACAACTATCATTAAGGCTGAAAACCCGCTGGTGAAGACAATAGTGGTTTCACATCCTGCGCGGGTGATTTAGTCCATGCTGCATGTGCATATACGCCAGATAACGAAAACAGGATAATCAATGACCTCCCGTTTAGAGCGCCACATTTTGATTGTTGTCGAAAACCTGCCGGTTCCGCTGGACCGACGTGTGTGGTTGGAGGCGACAACATTGGTGCAGGCCGGATATGATGTTTCGGTGATCTGTCCCATGGGGCGGGGTTGGGACAAGCCTTACGAGGAAATCGACGGCGTTCACATCTATCGCCACAGCGAGCCGCCAGAGGCGCATTCGGGCGCGATTGCCTATGCCCGCGAATATGCCCATGCGCTTTGGCACTGGTTCCGGCTGTCCCGCCTTGTCTGGAGCAAGAAGAAATTCGACGTGATCCAGGGCTGTAACCCGCCGGACCTGATCTTTGTTCTGGCGCTTTGGTATCGTCTGTGGGGCGTGCGCTATATGTTTGACCACCATGACGTCTGCCCCGAGCTGTTCGAGGCGAAATTCGGCAACCGCGGTTTGCTCTACCGGATCATGCTGATCTGGGAGCGGATGACATTTGCCACGGCTTCGGTGTCGATGGCGACCAATAACAGTTTTCGTGAAATCGCGATCCGGCGGGGCAAGATGGCCCCCGAGGATGTGTTTGTCGTGCGCTCTGCCCCGCGGATCGAAACCTTTGAGGTTGGCCCCGGTAACCGCGATTACCGCAAGGGTGCAAGTACGGTGATGGGCTATGTTGGTGTGATCGGCCAGCAAGAAGGCATGGATTTGCTGGTGGAGGCTGCCGACCATCTGGTCAACCGGCTGGGGCAGGGGGATGTACATTTTGTCATCGCCGGTTTCGGTCCCCA
This window contains:
- a CDS encoding replication initiator protein A, whose amino-acid sequence is MCDIFDAVPKADMASMEHPIFSLSTKPDTRVREYEHNGIKIAIKPSVDGLATVHDRDVLIYCISQLMTALNDGKEVSQTVRFRAFDMLVATNRNTAGTGYSQLKAALERLAGTRISTNIVTGGREVFRTFGLIESAEVVRETRDGRMQEVEIKLSDWVFNAIRSKEVLTLHRDYFRLRKPLERRIYELARKHCGAQKEWRIGLGLLQKKSGSNSTQREFRRLVLNIVREDHSHAHIPDYRITYDEIDDMIIFTNRHGVKLVLPQAVAPQLDPDVYETARMLAAGFDVHHLEREWRAWLPETPHNPEAAFLGFCRKWVLNRKNAE
- a CDS encoding glycosyltransferase family 4 protein, which encodes MTSRLERHILIVVENLPVPLDRRVWLEATTLVQAGYDVSVICPMGRGWDKPYEEIDGVHIYRHSEPPEAHSGAIAYAREYAHALWHWFRLSRLVWSKKKFDVIQGCNPPDLIFVLALWYRLWGVRYMFDHHDVCPELFEAKFGNRGLLYRIMLIWERMTFATASVSMATNNSFREIAIRRGKMAPEDVFVVRSAPRIETFEVGPGNRDYRKGASTVMGYVGVIGQQEGMDLLVEAADHLVNRLGQGDVHFVIAGFGPQLEEVQRDVVQHGLADYFTFTGPLYGPDLLDALNAIDIGVSPDPKNAMNDISTMNKVMEYMTLEKPVVQFDLTEGRFSAGEASLYAKANDPIAFAEKIAELIADPETGKRMGKMGRKRVLDDLSWGHTTKNLLAAYDRIFSKMTGR